Proteins encoded in a region of the Scyliorhinus torazame isolate Kashiwa2021f chromosome 1, sScyTor2.1, whole genome shotgun sequence genome:
- the c1h22orf39 gene encoding synaptic plasticity regulator PANTS → MADDGSWRPPRVCDDYRSEWKHCRSLGNLFHHYYTYGELPSCKQWKKDYKSCMEWEKLKSNEAKKALCESEKKRLEEQQRHLPIWERRTNPPTEWHLPLSDGKGK, encoded by the exons ATGGCGGACGACGGAtcgtggagg CCTCCTCGGGTATGCGATGATTACCGCAGTGAATGGAAGCACTGCCGAAGTCTGGGGAATCTCTTTCATCACTACTACACATATGGAGAGTTGCCCTCGTGTAAACAGTGGAAGAAAGATTACAAGAGTTGTATGGAATGGGAAAAGCTTAAATCTAACGAGGCTAAG AAAGCCTTATGTGAGAGTGAGAAAAAGAGGTTAGAAGAGCAACAGAGGCACCTTCCAATCTGGGAGAGGAGGACTAATCCACCAACTGAATGGCACCTGCCCCTGAGTGATGGAAAAGGGAAATAG
- the mrpl40 gene encoding large ribosomal subunit protein mL40, whose translation MSWIVRPVIGLIPRSVWNASVRYCHWRMSLLALRESLPMRAEPKKKKKVDPRREQAVRDRLRKRLKKLERVPPELIPIEDFITRTKFLDESRVRDPPKLPVEETERRALLMKEWSRYKQKEHEKEAEMIQSMIEAQQQALQELRLESEELYQAAIKRDQGLFPLELQGCSFTPPIANYEAPDGKYRDITKVYTQ comes from the exons TCCTCGTTCAGTGTGGAATGCTTCTGTACGATATTGTCACTGGCGGATGTCCCTGTTGGCACTCAGAGAATCCTTACCAATGAG AGCTGAACCGAAGAAAAAGAAGAAAGTGGATCCCAGGAGAGAACAGGCAGTAAGAGACCGTCTGAGAAAAAGACTGAAGAAATTGGAACGTGTCCCTCCAGAGCTGATCCCGATCGAAGATTTCATCACTCGAACTAAGTTCCTTGATGAATCCAG AGTACGAGATCCTCCCAAGTTGCCAGTGGAAGAGACCGAGAGGCGAGCACTTCTGATGAAGGAATGGTCACGCTATAAGCAAAAAGAACATGAAAAGGAAGCTGAAATGATCCAGTCCATGATTGAGGCACAGCAGCAGGCTCTACAGGAACTGCGGCTAGAATCGGAAGAGTTGTACCAGGCTGCCATTAAACGGGACCAAGGACTGTTTCCATTGGAGTTACAGGGATGTAGTTTTACTCCACCCATAGCCAACTATGAAGCACCTGATGGGAAATACAGAGATATCACAAAAGTGTATACACAGTGA